In Leptospira congkakensis, the DNA window CCAAATAACCCGATACCAAATGGAATAACATCGAGATGGCAACAATTGCCGTTGTTCCATATAACAAAAGATTGTTGTCTTCTGGATTTTTTACATATTGGGTAACAAAAAGGAAAAGTGCCAAATGAGCCGCGGTTACCAATGTGTAGTTTTCGGCGTATCCAAAGGTGAGTAGAATTCCACCAGACGATAGTAATATGAGGATAGAGAAAGAATTTGATTTAAAATTTTCTTTTGCCTTCCATAAAAAACCGAATATGATTCCAATCCCCGCCAGTTGTGACAAAAATGTATAAGAGACTCTTGGATCATCTGAAAAACCAAAATAAAATAATAGATTTGAAAATTCACTATGGAGAACTGTTTCAAAAATTTCATCCAATGTGAACTGAAATCCAAAGAGTTTGGTTTCTAAAAGATTTGTTTCGAGTAGTAGGAGCCCATCTCCCCAATCCATATTCCGAAGGGGAAACAAAACTAAAAAAATAAAAAATATAAATCCCAAAATCCAATTTTGTGGAATGTAAGTTTTTAGTTTATCCTTTAGATAATCATCCTTTGTGTTAAGAAAAAGAACCACCGATTGTAAGATGATAAAAAAGATGGAGATTGATATATAGATAAACTTCTCTCCAGGGACAAACCACTGTTTTGTGGGAAGGAATTGGAGTCCTAAAAGGAAAAGATAAGGAGTGAAGAGAATGGTTTGTTTCATGGGGATTCTTTTTCGTAGTATTCTTCGGGGATATCTTCTGCTGCTATAAAAGGGAAATGTCCTTTTCGGATATTAAAAAAGACAAGTTCTGGAAGGCTATAAAATACAGACTCGGTTCCTTTGGAAAAATTTTGCCCTTTGTCTATGGGAGCTGTCAAAATTCCCATCCCAGTATATCCCACTCCATAGATGGTATTGGCCAAACCAAAAATAGGACGATTCCAAATTGATTCTTCAGTAAAAAACAAAAATGGATGATCGATTGGATTGGGTTTGTAAATTTTCGAAGTAGGAACAAATCGTTCTTTAAAATGTTTTTCTGTAAAACTTGTTAATTTGTTCCGTTTTAAGTTTCGATAGGATAAAAAAACTTTTGTTTGTTTGGTGCCGGAATTGGATTCCAACTTCTTTGCAGCCACTGCAGGAACAAAATTAAAACTCACGGTTTTACTGGAAAGCGGATTCCAAATGGTTTCATTCCCTACTTTTCCATCGGGAAACATTTCATTCATATATCTAAAAAGTTCTGAAGTACAGTTTTGAAACGTTAGGTGGTAGGAATAGAGGTTTTGAATACCTTCTGTATAGGATTCATAATTTTTTTGTTTTTCTGTATTTTCTTTTAGGTCAGGAACTTCCCCAACTCTAGGTTCATCAAGGTATGGATTCTGTCCTACCCAATTGAATTCAATTCCCTCTGATGTTATCCCTGATTCCAAAAAACCTTGGTAACGAACAAGGAAGGATTCCCAGTTAAAAAATTGTATAGAGTCGAAACCGGTTGCAAAGATTTGTTTTTTTAAAATAAATAATTTGGCGTATTCTTCTTGTTTGGTGGTTTTTACTGACTCAGGTAAATCAACGAAAGGAAGGTATTGGAATCCCTCTAAGTTTTTTTTAGGAAATACAATTGTTTTTGTTTCTATGGACTTTTGAATGTAAAGAATTCTAATGAGTAAAATCATCTCTTCCCAATCATTACAATCTCCGTCTAACACACAGGACCGTAAGTTTTTTACTAAGTGACCCTGGTATCCTTTCCAAATTTCAATCTCAGCTTCGTTTAATTGGAATTCAGCTTCGTTTAATTGTAAAAAAGCTGGTTCATACGTAAGGACTGGATTTAAGAGAAACATCCGAACAAAGTTTTTTTTCTCTGCACTTGTGAATGAATCTGTTTTGGTTTGGATAGTATGGATCAATCGATAAGGAGAATCTGTTTTTGGTAAGGACAAGGAATTTGTCCTGAACTGTTCCGTTTTTTTGATTTTCTCATTTTCGGTAACGAATCTTTCTAAAATTTCTTTTTCATCCTTAGTGAAGGAAAATAAGTTAGGAATGGGAGAACTTGGATCGAATATTTTTGTAAAATAACCAAACCCGGAAATTGGTAAGGAAACTTCTTTTCCTTCCGATTGTGCTTTTGAAATCTCCCATTCTTTTTCTAACTTTTTTTGGTTTTGGAGATGGGTTTCCTGAATTAAGTAAAGTTCATTCCACTTTTGTCTTAACGATCGTTTTGCGGAATCGGATAGGTTCCATTCGTAAAGTTCGATATTGCGGTTTTGGACAACACCGTATTGGAATCTAAATTCGTCCCAAGGTTCTCGTACAATGTGAAAGATTTTGTCTTCAAATGAATATTGGAGATGATACACTCGGTCTCCAAATCGGAGTGCAGAATGTCCTCCGCTGGATTGGCCTGAGTTCGAATCGATATATAAAAAACCGTAGGGATTTTGGTTGGGTGAAGAATGTAATGGAAAAAAATTAAAAAAAGATAAGATGAAAAAAAATAGGAGAAGGGCGGTGTTTCTCCGCCCCCAATCGAACTGAATTATAGTTTGTACCCGTCTAGGATTAGTTTTGCGACAACTGGATTTTGTTTTGCAACATCTTCAGCTACGATCTTCATTTCAGAAGGTGCTAAGTTTGCTTGTTTTAGGCCTTGCCCAATGGCAATGTAAGTGGCACTGTTTGATCTCCAAGCTACAACACCATGAGATTTTGCGATTGCGGAAAGTTGGTTTTCTAATTCTTGTTTTTGGTTTTCGTAACGAATCTGTAAGGCTACACTTGCAATGATATCCTCTTTGTACTCGTTCATTGCTTTTTCTTTTCCACTGTCGGAAATAGAAGAAATACTGTTAGAAACTGATTTTACAAGGGCAGATGCCGAGTCGGATACAGAAACTCCCAATCTACTGATACTAGTAGATGCAGAATCTAAGAAAGAACAATTGTTAAATGAAAGTAGTACCGCAATTACGGAAACTATACTCAAATGTTTGATCATACGCATAAAAAACCTCTTACGACGAATTGCAAAAATTTTAAGTCCAATTCAAAAGTAGTCAATGAATTTTCTCACTCAAACGGCGACAACAACGGAGCCAAAAGCTGGTAGTGTGACCTCAAAATGACCACCAATGATCCGAAGGTTTACCATCGTACCTGTCCAGAAATCCAAAAAAGGTTCTTTGGTTTTTAGTCCTTGGGGAACGGCGACTCGAATGATTTTTTCTTCTTCGGTTGGATTCCAAATTCCAAGGTAACCCGCTGGATTGTACATCGCATTGGGAAACTCTTCCTCAAAAATTCCAATAGGAATCGGGGTGTAAGCTTGGCATTCCCGATTCAACTGAAAGGCTTTCTTTAAAAGATCCAAACGATCCATTTCTAATTTAGTAAGATCATCAGATACTAGTAACATCCCACCTGACACTGCCATGACGGATGCCATCAGTTTGGTTTGTGCTTCGTTCATTTTGTTTCTTTTTTTACGAACAAGCAAACAATCGGGATCATTCAGCCAAAGATGTCTATGCATCGAAGAACGAGTGATGTCATTGATCAGAGCCGTTCTTGTACAAAGGGCATTTCTATCTTTTAAGAAAACACGAAGTTTTTCTGGATACCAAAAAGGTGCGACGTCACAAGAAATTCGCATTCCATCAAAAATTCCCACCGATGGCAACATGGGTGCCCCACATCCAAGTAAAAATGTGTTTTTACCGACCGTTTTACGAATCAGTTCTAATGCATTTCTGTATCTTGCTTGTGGCGATAAACTCTTGTTATATACATCGCCAGGAAGGAGACCCGCATATAAAAAATCCAATTTTAAGTAAGGGTATCCCCATTCTTTCACAATGGTTGAAAAAACTTTTTCTAAATAAGCAAGGGCAGTGGGATGAGTGATATCGAGCGCGTAGGTATAACCTTTTCCCCAAAGAGGTTGGTAGATGGCAGGAACTGGTTTTCCGTTTTGGTCTTTGAGAATGGCTTCTGGGTATTTACGAAAGAATTCTGATTTTTTTCGCACAAGAAAGGGTGCAAGCCAGATCCCAGGTTTTAGCCCTACACGTTTGATTTCATCAGCAAGAATTCTCATTCCACCTGGAAATTTTTCGTTGGGAACAAGCCAATCTCCAATTTCTTTTTGGTATCCATCATCAATCTGAAAAAATTCAAAAGGAAGATTTAATTCTCTAACTTTTGTTAGATTATCTAAAATGGTTTTTTGATCTATTTTTGTGTAATAATAATACCAAGAACACCAACCTGTTGGAACTTTTTTTGGTAAATTGCCAGGGCCTTCTTTTTTGCCCAGTTCTTCAAAGTATTTGGCCAGTTTGATTTCTGGATTTCCTTTGAAAGGAAGGACTTTGATTTTTGCGATGCTGAGTTTTGCATTAGGGCGGAGGTCAGGCAAACAATGTATATCATAAATGACTTTAACAAATGTTACAACTCCATTCTCTCCCAATACCACTTCGAATTTGGTTCCGAATTCTCCTTGTTCGATCGGAGCATACAGAATTCCATTTCCAGATTCTTTATTAAAAACTAGAGTGAGATATTCTGAGATAAACTTTCCCACTTTCGATTCATGTTTAGAATAAATATTCTCTTGAGAGTATTGTAAAAAAGATAAAAACGGAGGTTTGTCAACGGAGGTACTTTCTACCTTTCTCGAAATGGACCAAGACTGGTATCCATGTTGGAAGAGGTTATAACCGCCACCTTCTGGAAGGATGGATAATTCCAACTCCAAATGGTCTACAGAAAATCCCACTTCTGGCCGCGTGGATTCCCGCCAAATGAGTTTGGGACTAAGGATTGTTCCTGTTTTGGTATCAGTTGCTTGTGGAAGTAAAAGTTCGAATTTTTTACATTCGGATTGGTAAACACCTGCCTTTACAGGAAGGAAGTTAGAAATAGTGACGGAATTATGAACTCTGTATTGAATTTTCATCTTGGAAAAATCTATTTGATGATTTTGTTAGGGTAGTTTCCATAGTAAGCCATTATGACCCAAAAACGTTCAACTATAAAACCAGTCGTCTTACAAGGAGATCTGAACGAAGAATTTTTTGAAGCCTTTAAGAAGGATGACCGGTTGTCTGTGGATTGTGAAATGATGGGACTCAATCCCAGAAGGGACAGACTCTGCGTTGTACAAATTTCCGATTCTAAAAATAAAGTCGCTCTTGTGCAAATTCTACCAGGACAAACCGAAGCCCCGAATATCCAAAAATTATTTGAATCCAAAGATATCACAAAGATTTTCCATTTTGCAAGGATGGACATGACCTTCCTTCGCGCAAGGCTCGGGATCAAAGTAAAAAATGTGTTTTGTACAAAAATTGGAAGCAAACTTGCTCGAACTTACACCGATAAACACGGGTTAAAGGAACTCATCCGCGAATTTTTTGAAGAAAACATCGATAAAAAAAATCAAAGTTCGGATTGGGGGAAAAAGATCCTCACGAAAGACCAAGTGGATTATGCATCGACAGATGTTCGGTTTTTAATTGCTCTTGAGTCCATCCTCACAGAGATGATGATTCGCGAAAATCGGTTTGCTTTGGCGGAACGTTGTTTTGCCTTTTTAGAAACCCAAGTCGAACTGGATCTTTTGGAAGTACCAAATCTTTTCGAACACTGATGGCAAAAAAGCAACTCCCCCAATACCAATGTAAGTCCTGCGGGGATAGTTTCAGTCGTTGGGCTGGAAAATGTCCGTCTTGTGGGGAATGGAACCAAATCGAAGAAGTGGCAAACACTTCTGCTGGCAGGTTTGATTCTCCCGTCTTACAAAAACCAAAAGACAGAAAATACACAGATCCTAAATCTATAGGTTCTGTGGTGAGCGATGCTCACTTTCGCACTTCAACAGGATTTAGCGAATTGGATCTGGTTCTTGGTGGTGGGATTGTTCCAGGCAGTTTGGTGTTAGTTGGTGGAGAGCCAGGGGTTGGAAAGTCCACTCTTGTTTTAGAAATTGCGAAAAACATCGCAAACGAAGGTTCTGTTTTGTACATTTCAGGGGAAGAGTCTGCTTCCCAAATTGGACTTCGGGCCAAACGGATGGGTGTCACTTCCGAAAACATTTTGTTATCTTCCGAAGTGTATGCGGAAAATATTTCGCAAATGATTTCCGACTTAAAACCAAAAGTGGTTTTTATCGATTCCATCCAAACCATTTTAAAAGAAAGTTTAGTCAATCAAGCGGGAACCATCACACAATTACGTGAGTCCTCTCAAATCTTTTTGGAAACCGCCAAACGTACGTCAGTTCCTATTTTTCTCATTGGACATATCACTAAAGAAGGCCAAATTGCTGGCCCAAAAGTTTTGGAACATTTGGTTGATACAGTTTTGTATTTTGAAGGAGATCGGTTTAACTATTACCGTATCCTTCGCGCCGTCAAAAACAGATTTGGTGCCGTAGGTGACACTGCCATTTTTGAAATGGTATCGGGCGGACTCAAACAAGTCCTCGACCGCCATCGTTTGTTTATTTCTCCCGAGTCAGAAGAAAGATCTGGTAGTGTTTTGTCTTCCGTGATGGAAGGCTCTCGTGCGATCAGTGTAGAAGTGCAAGCCCTTGTCACAAAAACATCTTATGGACAAGCGCGTCGTATGGCAGAAGGGTTAGACAACCGCCGTGTGATTTTACTCTCTGCGGTTCTTGAAAAGTATTTAGGATTCCCTTTATCAGAATCGGATATCTTCAGCAATCTTGCTGGCGGACTTAGCATCGACGAACCAAGTCTCGACTTGGCCATTGCTGCATCCATAGCCTCTTCGTTTAAAGACAAACCAGTTTCGAGAGAAATTGGATTTCTGGGAGAGGTGGGACTTTCGGGAGAAGTGAGAAGTGTGGGGCAAATCAGCCTCCGACTCAAAGAACTGGCAGGCATTGGAATTTCGAAGGTATACATTCCACAAGGGAACTTCAAAGAAGTGGAAGGCATTTTTCCTTCTTTGGAACTTGTTCCAGTCAAACACTTACAAGAGTTAGGTTTTTGATTCTTACACGAATCGGCCTTCTTAAAGACAATCAACCACTCTTTCGATTCGCAAGTCCTTGTTGGAATCGATTCCCGAACTCGGCACATGGGAAGAACCCTCGTCCAAAATCGTAAATGGACGAACCAAGTTCCCGAATCGTTTTGAACTAATTGCCATTTTACTAGAGGTTCTACTAAAGAAAACGAGTGGAAGAGGTGATTTTCTGGAATCTACGCTATTGAACTTACGGCGTTAGTTATGAACATCGTTTCGAAACATTTGACCTAAAGTTGCCATAAGTTATTGACTGGTGTCACTAATATGAACTTATATTGTAAAAAAACATAGAAAGTTCAGGTGAAATATGAAAAAGAAATTCTTGATCGGGTTTTTAGCGACCCTTCTCTCCGTTCCCACCTCCGGTCTGTTTGCCGGTCCTCTTGATGGTCAGTGCATCGCGCTGGTTCATGGAATCCTTGGTTTTGATGATACCCAAGGTCTCGCTGGTGGACTTGTAAAGTATTGGGGAGGCCTTGACGGTTATCTTCGTAGCCAAGGTGCAAAAGTCACCACTCCTGGAAGTTCGGCTACAAATTCCATTCCTACTCGCGCAAGCCAAATTCAATCTTCTGTAACAACTTGGATGACAGCAAACGGTTGTTCTAAGGTTCATTTGATGGGCCATAGCCAAGGTGGACTTGTCATTCGTTATATGGTATCCAATCTTGGATTTAACGGAAAAACACAAACGGTTACTACCATCAACTCTCTTCACCAAGGAGCACCGATGGCTGATATCGTTCTTGGAGTGATTCCTGGTTGGTTACAACCATTCGCAAATTCCGCACTTAGTTTACTTGCAAAATTAGTTTACCGTGACGGTCGTCCACAAGACGTAATCGCTATGGGAAAATCACTTACTGTAAGTTATGTGAAAACTTTCAACACAAACTCACCTAACAAATCAGGAATCAAATACTACTCTTACGGAAGTGAAATGGCTTGGGCAGATCTTATCCAACACCCAATCATGGCACTCACTCACCCAATCACTTGGGCAGGTGGATTGTTTTATGGTTTAGGTGGTGGTAACGATGGTGTGGTTCCATTGAACTCTCAAAAATGGGGAACTTGGAAAGGAACACCTTCTTCTTATTGGTTTGCAACAGGAATTGACCACTTACAAGCTACAAACTTGGCTTGGAGCGGACAAAACTTTTTTGATGTGCAAGGTCATTACTTAAACATCGCTAAAAACGCAAAAGCTGGTTTATAAGAACTCGCTTACAAAAGCCGGATACTCATCCGGCTTTTTTTTATTCCTAAACAATTTCAAATCTTGATTCCACATTAGGTTTTTATACATTCAGAATGGATTTTAAAAAAATTATTATCATCATAGTTATCGTTTTTATTTTTCTCTTGGGTATTCTTTACTTCTTAAAACAAGATTCTTCCTCACAATCAAAACAATCATTGAGTCCAGAAGAACAAATGGCAATGGAGAGAATCTCTCCTCTCGGAACCGGCGAAGGTTTTTGGGACGAAGCCATTTCTCCTTTTCGTGAAGATCGGACAAAACCTTATTTAGAATTGTTAGATGAATTAAAATCAGGAAAAATCAATTTTGTTTGGGAAGTTTGGGCACTCCGTCGTAAATGCAAAGCCGAATATACACCAGACCAATGTAATGCAACCATCATTGCTTATATTGAAGCCGAATATGAATCACCAGACAAAGAAAAAGTGAAAGATTTGTTTTTATCGTATTTTCGTTATGAAGAAGAATATAGAAAATGGGAACAACCAACAGACTTATCCTTCGTGGAACTATATGAAAAAATCAAAGCCAAACGTAGAGATGTTTTAAATGATAAAGCAGATTTGATTTTTGGAATGGAAGAATCGCAAGTTTCCTTTTTAGAAGGCAGTCAAAACTTTATCAAACAATCGGCAAACTTACCCGCAGAACAAAGAGTGAAACAGTTTGAAGATCTGAAGAAAAAAACTTATGGAACGTATTACGATGCTCTCGTTTCCAGAGAAGATAAATTTGATCATTATCAAGTGGAAATGAGTCTTCGTGATAAAGAGTATAACGCGATTTCTGATCCAAAAGAAAAGGAAAAATACCTAAATCGTATCGAAACCAAATACTTTGGAAAAGAACGTGCTGCCAATTTGGCTGAGGAAAGAGCAAAAGAATCTAAATTCCAAGAGTCAATTTCTAAGTACGAATCGAAAGAAAAGGAATTTTTAAGAGAGAATGCAAGTCTTTCGGCTTCCGAAAAGGAAAAGAGACTCAAAGAAATTAGAATTCAATTCCTTGGTTCTGAAGAAGAAGCAGATGCTTATATTCGAAGAAAGAATATAGAAGAGGCGGGAAAATAAATTCCCGCTTTTTTAACTAACTACCAAGTTTGTTTTAGTTAATCGTTTTTACTTACCTTTTGGCGTTCGGCTGTGGGTTCGGATTTGTATTTTTCATACGCAGTCATTGTGTCGATGTATTCATTTCCAGCATTCCAAACAATAAATCCATGGCCTAAGGAATCTTTTGCTCCTTGCATTTGTACTTTGATATAGTCGGTATAAGTTAGTTTACTTGGGCCAACCATCATGTTGAATCCTTGTACCCAAGCGATGGCTTTGGTTCCTTGTTTGGCACGTTTGACAGTTAGATCAAGTCCATCTTTGATGGTTCCATACGGATCGGCCACACGTTTGGTTAGTCCATAAAAATGTGATGGATACAACATAGGATAAAGTCCATTCAGTTCTTCACTAAAAGGTTCCACTTTTTGTCCAATCACGTCGTTTTCGATGAAGGGAACTCTTCCAAATACATCGGCAGTCCAACGAGTGTCTTTGGAACAACTGTCTTTGGTTTTTTCTTTATGGTCTTTGATGATTCCGAGAATGGACTCGTAACGTTTTTCATAACTCATACTGAAATTCGTTCCGCCATCAGCATATCGGATATAATCCAATTGAATTTCGGGGAATCCTAATTCACAAGCCTTACGAATGGACTTCTGAATGGTAATCATCAAATTAGCATTAGGTGTTTTTTCTGTCAGTCCACCTTCAAAGTTCACAACTCTTGCCACCAGATAAAAACCAAGTGCTTTGGCTTCTGCCACTTGTTCTGGAGTGGGTGGGTGCGGTTGGATATCGACTACTGCCGTATTCATTCCTGCATCCTTCATGACTTGAAAAAGTAAACTCCAACGTTTTTTATCACGTATGGTTTTGGTATTGATATAAAGTCCTTCGATAAAATCGGGTGTGATTCCGGAAGAATCTGCATTTTGCCTTTTTTCGGCTTTTGATGTCGATTGGCAGGCGAAGAAGAATAGAAGTAGGATGGAGGCAGTGAGTTGTTTCATGGTAGTAATGACAAGATTTTGA includes these proteins:
- a CDS encoding putative lipoprotein; amino-acid sequence: MIKHLSIVSVIAVLLSFNNCSFLDSASTSISRLGVSVSDSASALVKSVSNSISSISDSGKEKAMNEYKEDIIASVALQIRYENQKQELENQLSAIAKSHGVVAWRSNSATYIAIGQGLKQANLAPSEMKIVAEDVAKQNPVVAKLILDGYKL
- a CDS encoding glycoside hydrolase family 36 protein, translating into MKIQYRVHNSVTISNFLPVKAGVYQSECKKFELLLPQATDTKTGTILSPKLIWRESTRPEVGFSVDHLELELSILPEGGGYNLFQHGYQSWSISRKVESTSVDKPPFLSFLQYSQENIYSKHESKVGKFISEYLTLVFNKESGNGILYAPIEQGEFGTKFEVVLGENGVVTFVKVIYDIHCLPDLRPNAKLSIAKIKVLPFKGNPEIKLAKYFEELGKKEGPGNLPKKVPTGWCSWYYYYTKIDQKTILDNLTKVRELNLPFEFFQIDDGYQKEIGDWLVPNEKFPGGMRILADEIKRVGLKPGIWLAPFLVRKKSEFFRKYPEAILKDQNGKPVPAIYQPLWGKGYTYALDITHPTALAYLEKVFSTIVKEWGYPYLKLDFLYAGLLPGDVYNKSLSPQARYRNALELIRKTVGKNTFLLGCGAPMLPSVGIFDGMRISCDVAPFWYPEKLRVFLKDRNALCTRTALINDITRSSMHRHLWLNDPDCLLVRKKRNKMNEAQTKLMASVMAVSGGMLLVSDDLTKLEMDRLDLLKKAFQLNRECQAYTPIPIGIFEEEFPNAMYNPAGYLGIWNPTEEEKIIRVAVPQGLKTKEPFLDFWTGTMVNLRIIGGHFEVTLPAFGSVVVAV
- a CDS encoding ribonuclease D, which produces MTQKRSTIKPVVLQGDLNEEFFEAFKKDDRLSVDCEMMGLNPRRDRLCVVQISDSKNKVALVQILPGQTEAPNIQKLFESKDITKIFHFARMDMTFLRARLGIKVKNVFCTKIGSKLARTYTDKHGLKELIREFFEENIDKKNQSSDWGKKILTKDQVDYASTDVRFLIALESILTEMMIRENRFALAERCFAFLETQVELDLLEVPNLFEH
- the radA gene encoding DNA repair protein RadA; this translates as MAKKQLPQYQCKSCGDSFSRWAGKCPSCGEWNQIEEVANTSAGRFDSPVLQKPKDRKYTDPKSIGSVVSDAHFRTSTGFSELDLVLGGGIVPGSLVLVGGEPGVGKSTLVLEIAKNIANEGSVLYISGEESASQIGLRAKRMGVTSENILLSSEVYAENISQMISDLKPKVVFIDSIQTILKESLVNQAGTITQLRESSQIFLETAKRTSVPIFLIGHITKEGQIAGPKVLEHLVDTVLYFEGDRFNYYRILRAVKNRFGAVGDTAIFEMVSGGLKQVLDRHRLFISPESEERSGSVLSSVMEGSRAISVEVQALVTKTSYGQARRMAEGLDNRRVILLSAVLEKYLGFPLSESDIFSNLAGGLSIDEPSLDLAIAASIASSFKDKPVSREIGFLGEVGLSGEVRSVGQISLRLKELAGIGISKVYIPQGNFKEVEGIFPSLELVPVKHLQELGF
- a CDS encoding esterase/lipase family protein translates to MKKKFLIGFLATLLSVPTSGLFAGPLDGQCIALVHGILGFDDTQGLAGGLVKYWGGLDGYLRSQGAKVTTPGSSATNSIPTRASQIQSSVTTWMTANGCSKVHLMGHSQGGLVIRYMVSNLGFNGKTQTVTTINSLHQGAPMADIVLGVIPGWLQPFANSALSLLAKLVYRDGRPQDVIAMGKSLTVSYVKTFNTNSPNKSGIKYYSYGSEMAWADLIQHPIMALTHPITWAGGLFYGLGGGNDGVVPLNSQKWGTWKGTPSSYWFATGIDHLQATNLAWSGQNFFDVQGHYLNIAKNAKAGL
- a CDS encoding lipase secretion chaperone, with product MDFKKIIIIIVIVFIFLLGILYFLKQDSSSQSKQSLSPEEQMAMERISPLGTGEGFWDEAISPFREDRTKPYLELLDELKSGKINFVWEVWALRRKCKAEYTPDQCNATIIAYIEAEYESPDKEKVKDLFLSYFRYEEEYRKWEQPTDLSFVELYEKIKAKRRDVLNDKADLIFGMEESQVSFLEGSQNFIKQSANLPAEQRVKQFEDLKKKTYGTYYDALVSREDKFDHYQVEMSLRDKEYNAISDPKEKEKYLNRIETKYFGKERAANLAEERAKESKFQESISKYESKEKEFLRENASLSASEKEKRLKEIRIQFLGSEEEADAYIRRKNIEEAGK
- a CDS encoding putative glycoside hydrolase: MKQLTASILLLFFFACQSTSKAEKRQNADSSGITPDFIEGLYINTKTIRDKKRWSLLFQVMKDAGMNTAVVDIQPHPPTPEQVAEAKALGFYLVARVVNFEGGLTEKTPNANLMITIQKSIRKACELGFPEIQLDYIRYADGGTNFSMSYEKRYESILGIIKDHKEKTKDSCSKDTRWTADVFGRVPFIENDVIGQKVEPFSEELNGLYPMLYPSHFYGLTKRVADPYGTIKDGLDLTVKRAKQGTKAIAWVQGFNMMVGPSKLTYTDYIKVQMQGAKDSLGHGFIVWNAGNEYIDTMTAYEKYKSEPTAERQKVSKND